CATGGATGCCGGCTACGGGGTCAATCGCCGGGACCTGATGTTCAACGACTTCGTGATCGTCGGGCCCGGCGACGATCCGGCTGGGATCGAGGGGGCGGACTCGGCGACGGCGGGGTTCGCGGCGATCGCCGACGCCGAGGCCACGTTTCTCTCACGGGGGGACAACTCGGGGACCCACACCAAGGAACTCGCGATCTGGGATGCGGCCGGGGTCGAACCCGCGGGCGAGTGGTACCTCGAAACCGGCCAGGGGATGGGTGAGGTCCTCATGATGGCCACCGAGCAGGGCGGCTACACGCTCGCCGACCGGGGGACGTTCCTCTCGATGACGGAGGACATCGACCTCTCGATTCTGGTACAGGGGCCGATCGAGGGCGGGCCCGAACGCCTCGCGAACCCCTATGGCGTGCTGGCCGTCAATCCGGCGGTCCACGACAACGTCAACTACGATCTGGCGATGGCCTACATCGGGTATCTCACCAGCCCGGCCGCCCAGGAGACGATCGCGAACTACGAGCGAAACGGCAAACAGCTGTTCTACCCCGAGGCGCTCTCCGAGGAACCGAACTACGAGCAGTACGTTCCCGAAGGTTGGAGTAGTTCAAGCGAATAACCTGGACAATCGATGGTGGCTCCCGAGTTCGTCTCGCTGGCGTTCGATTTCCCCTTCGAGACGGTCTATATCACGAGCATCATTCGGGTCTCGCTCTACGTGAGTGTGCTCGCGGTGTTGATCAGCACGCTCGTGAGTCTCCCCGTGGCCTTCGCCATGGGCTTCTCGGAGTTCCGCGGGAAGCAGTTTGCCACCTCGATCATCAACACCGGGATGGGATTCCCGAGCGTGGTCGTCGGCCTGCTCGTGCTGCTCATGCTCTCGAATCAGGGGCCACTCGGCGAGTTGGATCTCGTATTCACCAAGGAGGCCATGATCATGTCCCAGTTTATCCTCGCGGCCCCGCCGATCATGGCGATCAGTCTCGCCTCGATCACGAGCGTGGAGAACCGGGTCCGGGACGCCGGCCTCGTCCTCGGTGGGACCCGTCTCGACGTGGCGCTTCTCACGTTGAAAGAGGCCCGGAACGGGATCGCGACGGCCATTCTGGCGGGTTTCGGCCGGGCCATCAGCGAAGTCGGGTCCGTGCTCATCGTCGGCGGGAACATCGCCGGGGCCGATGGCGTCTCCCGGACCCGGACCCTGACGACGGCCATTCGGCTGGAGGCCAGACAGGGCCGCTACGATACGGCGATCGTGCTGGGCGTCATTCTGGTCGTGCTGGTGTTGCTCGTGAACGCGATCGTCATTCGACTGGGCGGCCAGGAGGGACTACGATGACACTCGCTGCCCGCGATCTCGCGTTCGCCCACGACACCGAACCGGTGCTCTCGGGACTCTCGCTGTCGGTCGATCCCGGCGAGGTCGTCTCCATCATCGGGCCCTCTGGAGTCGGGAAGACCACGTTGCTTCGTCTACTCGCGCTCCGGGAGCGCCCGGACGCGGGGGCCGTGTTCGTCGACGGCGAGTCCGCCTGGACGGTCGAGGAATCGGCTCGGCTGGGGTTGCGCCGACAGATCGGGATGGTCTTCCAGGAGGCCACGCTCTTTGACACCTCCGTCGCCCGGAACGTGGAGTACGGGCTCCGAGTCCGCCGATCCTGGGCCGATCGACTGGCCGGCGAACTCCGCGCGCTGGTGCAGTCAAACGGCACGCCGGCGGTGGTCACCGACGCACTGGACGTCGTCGACCTCGACGACCGGCTTCACGAACCGGCCCAGTCTCTCTCGGGTGGTGAGGCCCAGCGGGTCTCCTTCGCCCGGGCGATCGCCTACGATCCGTCGGTGCTACTGCTCGACGAGCCGACCTCGGATCTGGACCCTCGCAACACGGCGCTGATCGAGGAGGCGGTTGCGGAGGCCAGCGACCGGGGTATCGGCGTGGTGATCGCCACCCACGACATGCACCAGGCAAAGCGGGTCGCCGACCGGGTCGGGGTCTTGCTCGACGGGACGATCACCGAGATCGGGCCGACCGAGTCGGTCTTCGAGTCCCCTGCGGACCCCCGGACCGAACGGTTCATCTCGGGCGAGTTGGTCTACTGAGCGAAATTCGCCCGAATTCGGGACAACGGTCAGGCGGGTCTAAGTTCGTCGCCCGCGTTGGACCGGGTATGCAACGTCGATCCTTCATCGCGACCCTCGGTGCCGGAGCCATCGCGTCCCTCGCCGGCTGTCAGACCGCCGTCGGCTCGGTCGCACTGCCCTCGGTCCCCGACGATGCCCTGGATTCGGGTGGCTGGGAGCAACTGGAGCAGACCAAAGACGAGACGGTCATCGAGGAGGCGTACGGTCCGGTGACCGTCGAGGCAGTCGCCTCGTCGGTGACCTACACCGACGCCGCGCTTCGTGAGCAGGTCCGGGCGGACACGCTCTCGACTGTCGAGACGGACCTCGCGCTCTTCTCGGCCACCCGGATCGACATGGCGCCGTCGGTTGACGAACTCGGCCCGGTCAGGTCGGAGGTCAAAAAGCAGATTCGGGCGGCCGCGATCGAGGAACTCCGGGCGCAGATGGACGCCGCCGGGATCACGAACGTCGAGGAGACTGGCACTGGGACGATCGAAGTCGCCAGTGGCACGACCGCCGAGATGACCGAACTCACGGGTTCCTACCCCGTCGAAGACATGAAATTCCCGGTCAGCGAGGACACCGCGATCACCATCGAGGGCGGCGACCTGGCCGTAGACGCGGTGCTCGCGGTCTGGTCGGCGAACGGGAACTACCTCGTGGCCGGCGGGGCCTACCCGGCCGAGAACTTCACTCGCGAGACGGACACGTCCCTGACAGATGCGATCTCGGTCAGCGTCGATATCGATCTGGGGCTCACGCCCGATGCGTACCGCGAGGAACTACGCGCCCTGATCGCTGGCGTCAGCTGATCGGCTGAGCCTCCAGCCAGTCCGCGAGCTTCGAGAGCGCTCGCGCGCGGTGGGAAATATCGTTTTTCTCGTCCATCGAGAGCTCCGCGAAGGTCCGACCCTCGTACTCGAAGATCGGGTCGTAGCCGAAGCCACCCTCGCCACGGGGGGCGACGAGCCGCCCCTCGACAGTCCCCTCGAAGACCTCGACGCGGTCGCCATCCGCGTAGGCGATCGCGCTGGTGAACGCCGCGTGCCGGTCCGCCAGTTCGGACGCCAGCGACCAGACCCGCTCGATCCCGAGCGTGTCGTCCACGTAGGCGGCATAGGGTCCAGGAAAGCCGTCCAGCCCGCGGATCGAGAAGCCCGTGTCGTCGACGATCACGGGCCCCTCGCCATCGGCCTTCTCGTAGGCCTCCTCGGCGCCACGGGCCGCGACCTGCGCGACCTCGGCAGCCTGGACCTCGACGTAGTCGTAATCGACCTGTTCGACCGCCATCGGGGCCAGGTGGGCCTGTGCCTCGGCGGCCTTCTCGGCGTTGGTCGTCACGAAACGCAGCATACCCGCCAGTCGGCTGGCGGCGAAAAAGTGTTCCCGGTTTACTCCTCGATGACGACGTCAACCGCTTCCTCGGTTTCTTCCTCGCCCTTTCGCTCCTGGAAGACGAGCGCGGCGGCCACGCCCAGCACCAGCCAGGACCGCCAGTTCGCGAGGTTCAGCGTGTAGCCGATGCCAAACGGCGTCTCCGCGATCATACCCTTTCCCGGCTGCCAGTAGGCCGAAAGCAGGCGCTTCAGGCTCGGGCGTTCGAAGTTGTACGGGATACCGAAGATCTTCCCGGAGGCTTCCTGGGTCATAAGTTAGCTGACGGCCGCGTCGGGCAAAACTGTTGTGGCGACTACTGGTAGCGCCCGCGGGCCTCGATCTCGCGGAGCCGATCGATCACGGCTGAATCGCCCACCTCGGCGTAGCCCCGTTCGGCGGCCGTCCCGAGTTCCGCCGGGTCGTCCGCGGTTCCAGCCAGGGACTGTTCGAAGACGTGGAGGTCCATCGCGTAGTCTTCCACGTCGTCGGTGTAATACCCCAGGCCGAAGTCGATGAGTACCGTCTCCGGCTCTCCCTCCCGAACTCTGACGTTGCGCACCGTGGGATCGCCGTGAACGAAGCCGCCCGCATGAATTTTCGCCAGGTGGCTTCCGACCGACCTCGCGCGATCCGGACTGAGTGCGTCCCGGAGGTCACGCTCGCCCACGCGTTCGAAGACGATGGTCGTCTCCGCGAGGTCAACGTCCCGGACGATCGGGGTGGGGACCCCGAGGGTTCGGGCCTCGTGGGTCAGTCGAACCTCCTGGACGGTCCGGTCCCGGCGGAGTCGCTCGTCCAGGGTCGGGTGCCGGTAGGACTTCGGTCGGCGGCGCT
This region of Halodesulfurarchaeum sp. HSR-GB genomic DNA includes:
- a CDS encoding substrate-binding domain-containing protein; protein product: MPTQRRREFLAALGAGAVAGLAGCSSVGGTAGGTKPTAEGTEPGVVGDKLTLTTTTSTYDTGLLDELNAPFEDMYGVTVDAVAQGTGAALETARAGDSDVVMVHARSLEDEFMDAGYGVNRRDLMFNDFVIVGPGDDPAGIEGADSATAGFAAIADAEATFLSRGDNSGTHTKELAIWDAAGVEPAGEWYLETGQGMGEVLMMATEQGGYTLADRGTFLSMTEDIDLSILVQGPIEGGPERLANPYGVLAVNPAVHDNVNYDLAMAYIGYLTSPAAQETIANYERNGKQLFYPEALSEEPNYEQYVPEGWSSSSE
- a CDS encoding ABC transporter permease translates to MVAPEFVSLAFDFPFETVYITSIIRVSLYVSVLAVLISTLVSLPVAFAMGFSEFRGKQFATSIINTGMGFPSVVVGLLVLLMLSNQGPLGELDLVFTKEAMIMSQFILAAPPIMAISLASITSVENRVRDAGLVLGGTRLDVALLTLKEARNGIATAILAGFGRAISEVGSVLIVGGNIAGADGVSRTRTLTTAIRLEARQGRYDTAIVLGVILVVLVLLVNAIVIRLGGQEGLR
- a CDS encoding phosphate ABC transporter ATP-binding protein produces the protein MTLAARDLAFAHDTEPVLSGLSLSVDPGEVVSIIGPSGVGKTTLLRLLALRERPDAGAVFVDGESAWTVEESARLGLRRQIGMVFQEATLFDTSVARNVEYGLRVRRSWADRLAGELRALVQSNGTPAVVTDALDVVDLDDRLHEPAQSLSGGEAQRVSFARAIAYDPSVLLLDEPTSDLDPRNTALIEEAVAEASDRGIGVVIATHDMHQAKRVADRVGVLLDGTITEIGPTESVFESPADPRTERFISGELVY
- the rdgB gene encoding RdgB/HAM1 family non-canonical purine NTP pyrophosphatase, coding for MLRFVTTNAEKAAEAQAHLAPMAVEQVDYDYVEVQAAEVAQVAARGAEEAYEKADGEGPVIVDDTGFSIRGLDGFPGPYAAYVDDTLGIERVWSLASELADRHAAFTSAIAYADGDRVEVFEGTVEGRLVAPRGEGGFGYDPIFEYEGRTFAELSMDEKNDISHRARALSKLADWLEAQPIS
- a CDS encoding DUF5808 domain-containing protein produces the protein MTQEASGKIFGIPYNFERPSLKRLLSAYWQPGKGMIAETPFGIGYTLNLANWRSWLVLGVAAALVFQERKGEEETEEAVDVVIEE